A stretch of the Acanthochromis polyacanthus isolate Apoly-LR-REF ecotype Palm Island chromosome 22, KAUST_Apoly_ChrSc, whole genome shotgun sequence genome encodes the following:
- the LOC110968776 gene encoding gamma-crystallin M2-like: MGKIIFYEDRNFQGRHHECISDCADLHPYFNRCNSIRVESGCFMVYERPHYLGHQYFLRRGEYSDNQRMIGINDCIRSCRMIPMHRGSYKIRLYERPDMSGQMQEVSDDCPNVQDRLRMSDINSCNVVDGHWLLYDQPNYRGRTYYLRPGEYRRYSDWGGASPRIGSLRRITDFN; encoded by the exons ATGGGAAAG ATCATATTCTACGAGGATCGAAATTTCCAGGGTCGGCACCACGAGTGCATCAGCGACTGTGCCGACCTGCACCCCTACTTCAACCGCTGCAACTCCATCCGGGTGGAGAGCGGCTGCTTCATGGTGTACGAGAGGCCTCACTACTTGGGCCACCAGTACTTCCTGCGCAGGGGCGAGTACTCCGACAACCAGCGCATGATCGGCATCAACGACTGCATCCGCTCCTGCCGCATGATCCCCATG CACCGCGGTTCCTACAAAATCCGGCTGTACGAGCGTCCAGACATGAGCGGCCAAATGCAGGAGGTGAGCGATGATTGCCCCAACGTCCAGGACCGCCTCCGCATGTCCGACATAAACTCCTGCAACGTGGTGGACGGCCACTGGCTGCTGTACGACCAGCCAAACTACAGGGGCAGAACCTACTACCTGAGGCCCGGCGAGTACCGCAGATACAGCGACTGGGGTGGCGCCAGCCCACGGATCGGCTCCCTCAGGCGAATCACCGACTTCAACTGA
- the LOC110968777 gene encoding gamma-crystallin M2-like yields the protein MGKIIFYEDRNFLGRSYECSSECSELHSHFNRCNSIRVDSGDWMVYERPNYMGYQYFLRKGDYPDYQRWMGFNDCVRSCRMIPTQQSSHKMMIYERPEYGGQMMELTDDCPSLYERFHSSDIYSCNVMDGYWIFYEHPHFRGRQYLMRPGEYRRFNEWGSMSPRVGSIKRITL from the exons ATGGGGAAG ATAATTTTCTACGAGGACAGGAACTTCCTGGGTCGCTCCTATGAGTGCAGCAGTGAATGCTCCGAGCTGCACTCCCACTTCAACCGCTGCAACTCCATCAGGGTGGACAGCGGCGACTGGATGGTCTACGAGAGGCCCAACTACATGGGCTACCAGTACTTCTTGAGGAAGGGCGACTACCCCGACTACCAGCGCTGGATGGGATTCAACGACTGCGTGCGATCCTGTCGCATGATCCCCACG caacaaagctcCCACAAAATGATGATCTATGAGCGGCCGGAGTACGGAGGCCAGATGATGGAGCTGACGGACGACTGCCCGTCCCTGTACGAACGCTTCCACTCCAGCGACATCTACTCCTGCAACGTGATGGACGGATACTGGATCTTCTACGAGCATCCCCACTTCAGAGGGCGTCAGTACCTGATGCGCCCCGGTGAATACAGGAGGTTTAATGAGTGGGGGAGCATGAGTCCAAGGGTGGGATCCATCAAACGCATTACTCTGTGA
- the LOC110968778 gene encoding gamma-crystallin M3-like, with product MSGKIVFFEDRNFQGRSYECSSDCSEIASHLSRCSSCRVESGTFMVYDQPNFTGQQFLLTRGEYPEYQNTIGFNDCIQSCRMVPMHKGPFKMRIYERPNFEGQMHELTDDCNSIQDNYHMSDMQSCNVMEGYWLMYEQPNYKGRMFYLRPGEYRNLRDISSDDMRFNSVRRITQS from the exons ATGAGCGGAAAG ATCGTCTTCTTCGAGGACAGAAACTTCCAGGGCCGCTCGTATGAGTGCAGCAGCGACTGCTCTGAGATCGCCTCTCACCTGAGCCGATGCAGCTCCTGCAGGGTGGAGAGCGGCACCTTCATGGTGTACGACCAGCCCAACTTCACAGGCCAGCAGTTCCTCCTGACCAGGGGAGAGTACCCCGAGTACCAGAACACTATCGGCTTCAATGACTGCATTCAGTCCTGCCGCATGGTCCCTATG CACAAGGGACCCTTTAAGATGAGGATCTACGAGAGACCCAACTTCGAAGGCCAGATGCACGAACTGACCGACGACTGCAACTCCATCCAGGACAACTACCACATGTCAGACATGCAGTCGTGCAACGTGATGGAGGGCTACTGGCTGATGTACGAGCAGCCCAATTATAAGGGCCGCATGTTTTACCTGAGGCCAGGAGAGTACAGGAACCTCCGAGACATCAGCAGCGACGACATGAGATTCAACTCCGTTAGACGCATCACTCAGTCTTAA
- the LOC110968774 gene encoding gamma-crystallin M3-like: MGRIIFYEDRNFQGRTYECSSDCSDIHMHLNRCNSCRVDSGCFMVYDRSNFMGNQVFLRRGEYPDMQRMGSMMGMMGMSMMESIRSCRMIPMHRGQFRMKIYERENFSGKMHELMEDCESLQERLFMSDCQSCSVMDGHWLIFEQPNFRGRMMYVRPGEYRSLREMGMSNMMRISSIRRIMDMC; this comes from the exons ATGGGCAGG ATCATTTTCTATGAGGACAGGAACTTCCAGGGCCGCACCTATGAGTGCAGCAGCGACTGCTCCGACATCCACATGCACCTGAACCGCTGCAACTCCTGCAGGGTGGACAGCGGCTGCTTCATGGTGTACGACCGCTCCAACTTCATGGGCAATCAGGTCTTTCTGAGGAGAGGGGAGTACCCCGATATGCAGCGCATGGGCAGCATGATGGGCATGATGGGGATGTCCATGATGGAATCCATTCGCTCCTGCCGCATGATCCCCATG CACAGGGGACAGTTCAGGATGAAGATCTACGAAAGAGAGAACTTCAGTGGCAAGATGCATGAGCTGATGGAAGACTGCGAGTCCCTCCAGGAGCGTCTTTTCATGTCTGACTGTCAGTCCTGCAGCGTGATGGACGGCCACTGGCTGATTTTCGAGCAGCCCAACTTCAGAGGCAGGATGATGTACGTGAGGCCGGGAGAGTACAGGAGCCTCCGGGAGATGGGCATGAGCAACATGATGAGGATCAGCTCCATCAGACGCATCATGGATATGTGCTGA